The nucleotide sequence ATCGAAAAATGTTCTGGGGTGATCGACTGGGGGACACTTTGAAAGTCGTCTGAGATTTTCTGACGGCGTCCTTGCAGGTGCCTCTCGGTGGGGGCTACATGTAGTTTTGGCGAAACTCGTAACCACCCCAGGTCTCTCCTCAAATGCGCCGTCGTGGCAAGCAGGGGGAGTTTTCCGGCAGGAAGGAAACGGCGATGTTTAATACCGGGCACGACCGGATCACTCTTCGGCCACATCAACTGGACCAAAAGTCGAGCATTCGTAGGTGGACAGGATTCCCTGCAAGATCTACTGCGGGCTCCCGGGGCGCACGGGGCACGATTGTGTCCGCGACCGGGTCCGGTAAGACGATCACGGCTGCCGCCAGCGCACTGGAATGCTTCCCGAGCGGCCGGATCCTCGTGACGGTCCCGACTCTGGACCTGCTCGTACAAACAGCCCAGGTATGGCGGTGGGTGGGGCACCGCTCTCCCATGGCCGCTGTGTGCTCGCTGGAGAACGACACGGTCCTGAACGAGCTCGGAGTGCGCACCACTACCAACCCGATCCAGCTCGCACTGTGGGCAGGATCGGGACCAGTGGTCGTGTTCGCCACGTACGCCTCGCTCGTGGACCGCGAAGACCCCGATGCATCACTGGGTCAGCAGAGGGTTCGCGGGCCGCTGGAGACCGCCCTGGCGGGCGGGGAGCGGCTGTACGGGCAGCGGATGGCCGGCTTCGACCTCGCAGTCGTGGATGAGGCCCACGGAACCGCCGGTGATCTTGGGCGGCCGTGGGCAGCAATTCACGACAACACCCGCATCCCGGCGGACTTCCGGCTCTACCTCACCGCCACCCCACGCATCCTCGCCGCACCCCGGCCGCAGAGAGGCAAGGACGGCCAGCCGCTGGAGATCGCGACCATGGCCGACGACACGGAGGGCACGTACGGCGCATGGCTGGCCGAACTCGGCCTGAGCGAGGCGATCGAGCGCGAGATCCTCGCCGGGTTCGAGATCGACGTCCTGGAGATCCGCGACCCCTCCCCCGTTCTCGGGGAGTCGGAAGAGGCCCGGCGCGGCCGGCGCCTGGCGCTGTTGCAGACCGCACTCCTGGAGCACGCGGCCGCGCGGAACCTGAAAACAATCATGACGTTCCACCAGAGAGTTGAAGAGGCGGCCGCGTTCTCGGAGAAGCTGCCTCAGACGGCCGCGGAGCTGTACGTCACCGAGGCGTCCGACGACGACCTGACGAAAGCGGAGGCGCTCCCTGCGTCGTCGATCGACGCGGAACTGTACGAACTAGAAGCCGGCCGGCACGTGCCCCCGGAGCGGGTGTGGTCCGCGTGGCTGTGCGGCGACCACCTCGTGTCCGAACGCCGGGAGACGATCCGCCAGTTCGCCAACGGCATCGACGCCAACGGCAAGCGGGTGCACCGGGCGTTCCTCGCGTCGGTTCGAGTCCTGGGCGAGGGCGTCGACATCGTCGGCGAGCGAGGTGTGGAGGCCATCTGTTTCGCCGACACCCGTGGGTCCCAGGTGGAGATCGTGCAGAACATCGGCCGGGCGCTCCGGCCCAACCCGGACGGCACGCAGAAGACCGCCAGGATCATCGTGCCCGTCTTCCTCGAGCCCGACGAAGACCCCACCGACATGGTCGCCAGTGCCGCGTATGCACCCCTTGTAGCTGTATTGAACGGGCTGCGCAGTCATGATGAACGCCTTGTCGAGCAGCTCGCCTCCCGTGCCCTGTCCCGTAGCAGCCGGCAGCGCACGGCGCACCTGAAGCGGGACTCGGACGGACAGGTCGTCGGCGTCGCCGGGGAGGGCGACGGCGAGGACCAGGAGCAGGACGACACTCAGGCTGCTGCCGAGTCGGCGCTGCTGCACTTCTCCAGCCCCCGCGACGCGGCGACCATCGCGGCTTTTCTGCGCACCCGGGTCTACCGGCCGGAGTCTCTGGTGTGGCTGGAGGGCTACCAGGCACTCCTGCGCTGGCGTGCACAGAACGAGATCACCGGGCTTCACGCCGTCCCCTACGACACCGAGACCCAGGTCGGCGTGACGAAGAATTTCCCGCTCGGCAGATGGGTGCACACACAGCGCAAGGCGCTGCGGGCCGGGGAGCTCGAGGCGCGGCGCAAGGAACTGCTGGACGCCCCGGAAGCCGGCATGGTTTGGGAGCCGGGCGACGAAGCTTGGGAGAACAAACTGGCCGCGCTGCGGTCCTACCGGCGGGCCATGGGACACCTTGCCCCCCGTCAGGACGCCGTCTGGGGCGAGCGCGGGAGTGACGGTGGGAGTGAGAGCGCGGGTGAGGTGGGGGTACCGGTAGGGCAGCACCTGGCGAACCTCCGCCGCAAAGGCGGCCTCGGAAAGGACCCGGAGCGGGCAGCGGCGCGCGCGGAGCAGCTGGCGGCGATCGACCCGGACTGGTGCTGCCCCTGGCCGCTGGACTGGCAACGCCACTATCGGGTCCTCGCGGATCTGGTCGACGCCGACGGTGTCCTGCCGGCTATCGAGCCGGGCGTGCGCTTCGAGGGCGACGACCTCGGACGCTGGCTCGCCCGACAGGAAAAGCCGGGCACCTGGGCCCAGTTGTCGACCGAGCAGCAGGAACGACTGACCGGCCTGGGCGTGAGGCCCGCCCAGGCGCCGCCTCCCGCACCGACAGGCACCTCTGCTGCCAAAGGGTCGGGCAAGGGCCAGAGCAAGGCGCAGGCTGCGTTCCAGCGGGGTCTGGCAGCCCTTGCCCAGTGGGTCGAACGGGAGGGCAGGCGGCCCGTACCCCGCGGAACCGTCCTGGAGATCACGGTCGACGGCGAGACGGAACCGGTGCCCGTACGACTGGGCGTATTTCTGAGCAACGCCAAACAGAGACGGGACAAACTCACCGCCGAACAGCTCGCCGCCCTCGCCGAACTCGGCATGGACTGGGCGTGACGCTGCTCGCCGTTGGTCGTTGGACCTGGCGTCAGGCGAAGTGCATGACGCCCCGGACGACGGCGTCCGGGGCTCCGTGCTGCCGGCGCAAACGTGTGGCCCACTGGGCCACACTTTTCCCACCGCCCCGCTGCTGCCGGGGATCGGCGCCCGGCGACGGCGCGGCGGCCCCGCCGCCGCGCAACAACGCTGTGCGGCCCGGTTCCCGGCAGCGGTTCGCCCCGCCCACCCCGCCCTTCTCTTCCTCTACTCACACAGGTACATGGGCACAAGCGGCCGCAACGGGAATGTCAGCACCCCGACCACACCCAGAACACGTGCTGACCTCCGCGGACATCCAGAGAGCACGCAGCGGCGCGCAACTCCCAGCGCAACCCCTCGTGCAACTTCAAGCCGCAACACCTTGGCGCAACTTCCAGCGCAACCTCGTGCACAACAGGAAAGCCGCAGACGGTCTGCCTCTCGGCGACGCGAGAATCATGGCGGGCCGACGTCCTGGACAGCGGATGGCGGGGGGTGCGCGGCTTCGACCACGCCCCCGCCCCCCTGACCATGCCCCACCGTTTCGTCGCCGGCTCAGCGCGGCGGCTCGCCCCAGGGGAGCCCCAGCGGCGAGCGGCTTCGTTCCCCGGCCGCGCCCGCCAACCACATCCCTCCCTCTCCTCAACTCACAGAGGAAAAAAGCGGTCGCTACGGGGGAAGTCTGCGACCTCACCACAGAAAACCGTGTGGTGACCTGCGGGAATGCAGGACCGGCCGGTCGCGGGGTGCAACGCATGATGAAACCGGTGGTGCACCGCATGGTGCAACCCGCTGCCGCAGGTCGGCCAGGGGCCCGGGGCAGCCTCAGCTAGGGCATGTCTCCCCGATCAAGGCGGTCGAAGAGTGCACATGACTGTAGATCTAGTCAGCTAAAACTTGCAAGTTTTAGCTGACTAGATCTACAGTCATGACATGACTTCAGGGACTTCGCTGGACGCGGTCCGGGCCTCCAGTGAGTTGCGTAGCCTGGTCGGTCGTCTGCGGCGCCGGTTGCGTGAGTTGCGCTCGGCCGAGGACATCGCGCCCGGCCTGCTGTCGGTGATGCTGCGCCTGGAAAGGGAAGGCCCGACTACGGCGTCGGCCCTGGCGGCTGCGGAGAAGATCCGCACTCAGTCAATGGCGACGAAGCTGTCGGCGCTGGAGGAGCAGGGTCTGATCGAGCGTCGGCCGCATCCTACGGACGGGCGCCGTCGGGTCATCGATCTGACCGAGACGGGCCGCCAACAGGTTGAGGGGGACCGATCTGCGCGCCGCGAGTGGCTGGCCGAGGCCCTCCAGGACCGCTACAGCGACGAGGAGCGCACCCGCCTGCGCGAGGCATTCGCCCTCCTTGACCGCCTCTTCGAGGACTGAATACGCCCCTTCTTCAGGAAAGGAGGCGGCCCCTATACATGTCTGCCCCCGCCACCACTCCCCCCAGGGCTGATCAGGCTCGTTTCAACCGTCGTCTGTACGCGCCCCTGGTGCTCGGCTCAGTCCTGAATCCGATCACGTCGACGATGATCGCCGTGACGCTGGCGCCGATCGGCCGCTACTTCGGTGTCGGCCCATCAGCCACGGCCTGGCTGGTATCCGGCCTGTACCTGGCCACCTCGATCGGCCAGCCTGTCGTGGGCCGCCTGGTCGACACTTTCGGGGCTCGCCGCGTCTTCTTGATCGCGACCTCGCTCGCTGGCCTGGCCGGACTGCTGGGCGCATTCGCTCCGAACCTCGGCATGCTGATCGCCGTCCGCATCGTCCTGGGCCTGGCCACGTGCGCGGGCTATCCGGCCTCCATGCACCTGATCCGCTACGAGGCCGACCGCAAGGGCCTGGAAACCCCCGCCGCAGCACTTTCCGTGTTGTCCCTCGCGGGGCAGACCACCGTCGTGCTGGGCCCCACCATCGGTGGACTCCTGGTCGGCCTGGGCGGCTGGCGTGCGGTCTTCGCCATCAACGTCCCCCTGGCACTGGCCTGCCTCATCCTGGGCGCGCTCATCTTGCCCAAGGAGAACACCACCCGCAGCAGGGCGCTGGACCTCGATCTCGTCGGCATCGCCAGCTTCGCCGTCACCGTCGTGACCCTCCTGTGGTTCTTCGTCGAGCCCAGCACCAGTCGCGCCTACCTGCCGGCAGTTGCCGCCGTCGCCGCGACCGCGTTTACCCTCCGGGAGCTGCGCGCGCACGATCCGTTCATCGACGTGCGGCTGCTCCACGCCACCCCGGGCTTGTCACTCGTCTACGCCCGCGCGCTGATCTCCGGCATCTTCCAGTACTCGTTCCTGTACGGGTTCACCCAGTGGCTCCAGGAAGGCGCGCAGCTGTCCGCCTCCCACGCCGGGCTGCTGCTGATGCCCATGTCCGTCCTCGCCCTGGCACTGACGCTGCTCACCGGCAGGTCCCCACAGATCCGCGGCAAGCTCGCTGTCGGCGGCGTCACCCAACTGGTGGCCGCGGGGCTGATGCTGCTGTGCGGACCTGACAGCTCGATCTGGCTTCTCATCGTGGTCTCCCTCGCCGTCGGCATACCCAACGGCCTGATCAACCTCGCCAACCAGAACGCCCTTTACCAGACCGCACCCGCCGACCGCACCGCCAGCTCCGCCGGACTGCTGCGCACCTTCCTCTACTTCGGCGCCATCATCTCCTCCGCCGCCAACGGAGCCCTGCTCGGCGACAGGGCCTCCACCACCGGCATGCACGACATCGCCCTGGTCCTGTTGACATTGGCCGTCGTCTTCGCCGCGCTTACCTTGCTCGACCCCAACCTGCGAAAGCCCCACGCCCGAAAGGCCCCCACCGCATGAGCCTCACCACCCTCGATGCCCGCGCCGCCCTGGTCGTCATCGACCTCCAGCAGCTCGTCATGAGCATCGGCACCCAGCCCCATACGACCGGCGAAGTCCTGGCCCGCACCACACACGTAGCCGATGCCTTCCGCGCCCGCGAACTGCCCGTCATCCTCGTACGCACCACCGGCCAGCCCCACGGACGCACCGAGCACAACCGCAACCAAAACAGCCACGGCACCCCACCCGAAGGATGGGACACTCTGGACGCGGCCCTCACTGCGGATGCCCACCACCTCATCACCAAGCAGTCCTGGGACGCCTTCGCCGAGACCGGCCTACACACGCTCCTGCGCGATCTCGGCATCACCCAGCTCGTATTCACTGGCATAGCCACCACGATGGGCGTGGAATCAACCGCACGCACCGCCCACGCCCACGGCTACCACGTCAGCCTGATCACCGACGCCATGGCCGACCGCGACGCCGCCCACCATGACCACAGCCTCACCCACGTCTTCCCCCACCTGGGCGAAACCGGCACCACGGCCGAGCTCCTAGCCCAACTGCCCTGACCCGCCCCATCACCTGATCGTTTCCCTCCGCCGAGCTGTCCGCGCCGTGAGAGCGGGCACGCCGATACCCGCTCATGAAACGCATACATCACTCACCACCAGCGCCGCCGCCCCACTCACCCTGGCGGACACCACAGGCCCTCCCACGAGCAGCTGCGCCAGGAAATCGGCGGTGAAATGGCGGGCCGCCGCGATCATCCCGGGTTCCCCATCGAGAGCTAGGCCCGCCTGATGCACAGGGACAGGATGAAGGTCGGGCACTGTCCCTCGGGCTCCTCCACCGGCATCTGCTCCACGAATCCTGTCCGCCCCCTGGACCCCCGGTCAGTACGGGACAGCGTGCGAACAGCTACTCGCATACCCATCCCCACCGCCCCCAGGCCCCGCCACCCCTTGGCGGAACATCCGCCTCCGTCCCACCCCACCATGCCAGCTCCGGGCTCTGCGCCACAGGTCACCCGATTGACGCGGGTGGCGCCTCGGCTCCTCGCGCTGCGCGTCCAGGAGGTCTTGAGGGATGTCGTTCGTCGCCACACCCGGATAGTATGTCTGTTCGAATATGGGCTTGGCCTACTCGCCGGGCAGGTGCCCGTGCTTGGTCGCGTAGGCGTCGGTTATGCCCTCCACCCGCCGCGACGATCCGCTCGCGGCGAGTGGGCGACCAGCTGATCAGCTCGGAGTTGACGCCGGCTATCTCCCTCCTCTTGTCCCCCAGCACCCTGGTAGTCGACCAGTTCCCGCCCACGCGGGGAAGGTCTCGACATGGCCGTGCGGTGCTCGACGGCGCAGGATTCGCTCTCACCCGTCCCTGGTGTGCCACGACTGCGCAGGCTCGTCCGCGGTCTCGGGTTGCTATGTAGGATTCTCCCGACTATAAATCGTAAGTAAGTTGCTTTTTGCCTCGCTTGCAATAAGGTATTGGTATGCAGCACGCAACCACTCCCCCGCAGGTCGGTCTGCGTGAGCGGAAGAAGCGGCTCACGCGACAGGCGATCCTCGACGCGTCTGAACGACTGTTCGAGGAGCGCGGATTCGACGGTGTGACCGTGGCCCAGATCGCAGATGCGGCCAACGTGTCGGTCAAGACCCTCTTCACGTATTTCGACTCCAAAGAAGATCTTGTCTTCGCGGACGAGCATCTGCTGCGCGACGCGCTCATCGACGCGATCCGCGTGCGGCTGCCCGGCCAGTCGGCCCTGGCGGCCGTACGTGACTTCCTCCAGGATCTCGCCCGACAGGACGGCGGCTCGGGGCTGGAGGGCTACCACCAGGCCGTCGGGCGGGTCGCGTCGCTCCACGCCCGCCTGCTCCTACTCTTCGAGCGGTACGAGATCGCGCTGGCCCCGGTCCTCGCGGAGGAGACCGGCGTGGCACCGGGCGACCCGCGGGCACGGCTCGCAGCCACGCAGCTCATCGGCCTGCTGCGTCTGATCACCTCACCCGAGATCCTCGAACGCGTGAAGGCGAGTCCTGAAGCCGAACGCACCGACACACTAATCCGCTGGATCGGCGAAGCCGCCGAGCATCTCGGCCAGGGTCTTGCCGACTACGCGATACGCCCAGAGCCCACGGGAGACTGAGTACCCCGCCGCCGCCCGCTGCCGCGACCCGGACCGCTCATCCCCGGGTCAACCACAAAGGTCCTTGATGAGTGGCATTGACATCGTTCTGCTGGCCATGGGCGCCCTCCTGGTGATGTCGAGCGTCACCCGGGGACGCGACTTCCAAGCCAACCTCGTGGTCGTGGCGGTGGCCGGCGGCGCCTCGTTCCTGCCCGGCATTCCCGAGGTCGACCTGGCGCCTGAACTGATCCTGGGCCTGGTCGTGCCGCCGCTGCTGTACTCGGCGTCCGTCAGGTTTTCCTTCTTCACCTTTGTCCGCAACCTGCGTCCGATCCTGGGACTGGGAGTCGGTCTCGTGGCCGTCACTACGCTCGTCGCGGGCGTCACCGCCTCGTGGCTGCTCCCCTCCCTGGGCCTTGCGTCCGCCTTGGTCCTCGCAGCCGTCGTTTCCCCGCCCGACACGGTCACGGCCGTCGCCCACGGGCGCGCGATGGGGCTGCCCCGACGGGTGATCGACATCCTCACCGGTGAGAGCCTGATCAATGACGCTGCTTCCCTGGCGGTCCTGGCGAGCGCCGTCGCTGCGGTGGGGCACGACGAGACTTTCATCAGTAATCCCGTCCTGCTCTTCGGCTACGCGGTCGTGGCGGGAGTCTCCACCGGCATCCTGCTCGGCCTGGCTATGAGCTGGATCAGAGCCCGACTGTTGGACTCGACCCTGTCTGCGGCCTTTGGGGTCACCCTGCCGTTCGCCGCTTACGCAGCGGCCGAGCAGTTCCACGCTTCCGGCGTTCTGGCCGTCGTCTTCGCCGGCTTCACAGTCAGCGCCCGCACCGACTACGCGCTCCGCAACTCCGGAACCAACATCGCCCATCATGTGCGCTTGCTGGAGCACGACGTCTGGCCGGTGTTGGACACGCTGCTGGAAGCCCTCGTCTTCGGATACATCGGGTTCCGGCTGCGTTTCACCTTGGAGGACCTGGATCATTCGGGTCAGTCCATGTCCAGCGTTGCCGTGCTCGGCCTGGCGCTGCTGTTCGTCGTCATCGCCGTACGTCTGGTCTGGGTGTCGCTGCTCTTCGCACGCTGGGCGCTGGAAGTACGCGTACAGCGAATCGGCCGGGACATCACCGGCCATCTCTTTCCGCGCATGCGCGGTCGGCGGCACCGGCAGAAACGGGAGCCCCTCCAAAGCACTGAGGCCCTCGGTGCCCGGGAGACCCTGCTCGTAGGCTGGACGGGCATGAGAGGGATCGTCACTCTCGCGGCAGCGTCCGGCATTCCGCTCACCACGCACGACGGAAGCCCGTTCCCCCACCGGGCCGTGATCCAGTTCGTCGCGTTCATCGTCGTCACGGGGACGCTTCTGCTCCAGGGCTCCACCTTGCGCGTGATGACGCGGCTCCTCCGCATCGACACCACGGCGGACGAGCGGCAGGAGGCCGAGGCCGTCGACCGGGCGCTGGCCATCGCGCACGCCGCGGACACGGCGGCCGGCCCACGCCGCGATCTCGACGCCCAGCGCTCGAGCCTCGTGGATGCGATAGCAAAAGGGCACGCGGACGGTCAGGCGGTGCGCACGGTCATGAGGCGGATCGATCTCGAAGAAGCCCTCAGGGAGACGTCGGAAGGCCCCGCCCATTGAGGAGGGGGCGCCCCGTCCGGTTGCGTCGCACCTCTTTGCCCCGTACGAACGGCGGCGCAGGTGAGACTCACGCGTCGCACCCCTCCCCCAGGTGCCGCACTGTCCGCGCTGGGCAAGCCTTCGCCTGCGGCCTCCCCCGTGCCGCAACCCCCCGGCCGTACAGGGCGTTGTGCCGCCCACCGATCCGGCTGATCCGGAGACCGCGACTGCGAGCGCGGACGCCAGCCTCCTCGCCCCGCCCACACCGGTGGACCGGGCATCCGCTCTTGCGCCGCATCGGCGGAAGGCACCTCCGTACGAGCACCGCGGAACGGCATCGCCGTCGAAGGGGCCTCGCGCACGCTAAGCCGCCGCGCCTGCGGCTCAGCAGTCAGCTCAACCGGCACCCTCTCCTCACTTCCCAGTCGGTGGACCGCTCCCGGGTACGCAGCAGTCGGCCGGCCGGTGGCGCCGACAGGAACAGATCCGAACGCGACCCTAAAAAGCGCATCACGCACCTCTGCACTTGACTCGATAAAGTGACTGACTTACCTTTGCGAGTAACTTACTACTCATTCCAGGAGGTGGGTCATGTCCCTCAGGACTGCTCCCAAGGACGCCGATGGCACCCGGACCAGGACCGGCAAGGCCGGCCGCGGTGTGCTGCTGCTGATGGTTCCGCTGATGCTGGTCCTCTTCATCTCGAACCTGGACCAGACGATCGTGGCGACCGCGCTGCCCAGCATCGGCCGGGACCTGCACAACCTGTCGGGCTCCTCGTGGATCGTCACCGCCTATCTGCTGACCAGCGCGATCACCACGCTGATCTTCGGCAAGCTCGGCGACATGTACGGCCGCAAGAAAATCTTCCAGTTCTCCATCGCGGTGTTCCTCATCGGCTCACTGCTGTGCGGCGCCGCCGGGAACCTGACCTTGCTGATCTTCTTCCGCGCGCTGCAGGGCATCGGTGGCGGCGGCCTCAACTCGCTGGTCATGGCGATCACCGGCGACCTGGTGCCGGCACGGCAGCGCGCCAAGTACCAGGCCGTGACGGGCATGGTCGCCACCCTGGCCCTGATCGCCGGCCCCCTGCTCGGCGGCCTCTTCTCCGACGCCCTGTCGTGGCGATGGATCTTCTACATCAACCTGCCGATCGGGGTGGCCGCGTTCGCCGCGGTCGCCGCCAAGCTCCACCTGCCCCGGCCCCGGTCCACCGGCCGCGTCGACATCGTGGGCGGCCTTCTCGCCGCTGTCTTCACCACCGCTGTGCTGCTCTTCACCAACTGGGGTGGCAGCCAGTACGCATGGGGCTCGCCGACGATCATCGGCCTGATCGCGCTGAGCGTGGTGTCCCTGGCCGTGTACGTGCTCGTCGAGCGCCGGGCCGCCGAGCCCATCACGCCGCTGCACCTCTTCCGCTCCAGCGTCTTCAACCTCGCCTCGGCGCAGTTCCTCATCGCCACGCTGGTGCTCTTCGTCGGCATGCTCTACGTGCCCATGTTCCTGCAGTCCGTCCAGCACCGGTCCGCCTTCACCGCCGGCCTGTTCGTGATCCCGCTGCTCGTGGGCCTCGTCATCGCAGCCATGGTCTCCGGCCCCGCCATCTCCAAGACCGGGCGCTACAAGATCTACCCCGTCATCGGAGCCGTACTGACCGGCGTCGCGATGTGGTTCATCAGCGGAGCCGACCAGAACACCGGCGCACTGGCTCTGATCGTCCCGCTGTTCTTCGCCGGCGCCGGCATCGGCCTCTTCGTCCAGGTGTCCCTGCTCGCCGGCCAGAACGCCGTCGACTACAAGTACCTCGGCGTCGCCACCGGCGCGCTGAACTTCTTCAAAAGCATCGGCGGAGCCTTCGGCGGAGCGCTCTTCGGCGCGATCCTCACCGCCCAGCTCAGCCACGGCACCGGCCTCGCCCATACGGTCCACGCCTTCCACACCGTCTTCCTGTGGACCGTCCCCTTCATGGCACTGGCCTTCGTCCTCTCCATCGCGATGCACGAGAAGCCGCTGTCCGAAGAGATGGTCCAAGTCGCCGAAGGCACGATCGAGGCCCCCGAGTACTAGAGGCCGTATCCGCGAGGCCGCGCCCGGCCCTCCGGGCGGGAGAAACGACCTTGCGGACGCCCCCCGGCACCGACGCCCCGCCCTCAGCCCTCCGGGACCACCCGTCGGCGCCATCCGCTCACGAAGGAGAACCGCCCATGCCCACCGTCCCGGTCACACCCGGCGCCCGAGCCGGAGCCCGCCTGCTCCGGACAGCCTTCCCGCTGTTCGGAGCCGCACCGAGGGAAATCCAGGCCCTCGCGCCCGCGGGCGGCGCACCCACTCAGATCCAGGTCCCCAGCCGGCACGGCTCCGTAACGTGCCTGGTCTACCGGCCCCCCACCGCGGACCAGCTCGTCCCGCCACCGGTGTACGTGCACTTCCACGGCGGCGCGTTCATCGTGCGCGCACCGGAGCAGGACGACCACGTGTGCCGCTTCGTCGCCGACGCCGCGCATGCCGTCGTGGTCAGCGTCAACTACGACACGGCGCCCGCCGTCCGGTATCCGGTCGCCGAACACCAGGCCTACGACATCGCGGAGTGGATTCGCCTGCACGGCAAGGACTTCGGCTGGGACAGCGCACGCCTGGCCGTCGGGGGCCTGAGCGCCGGCTCGAAACTCGCCGTCAACATCTGCCAGCAGGCCCGGGATGCGGGCACTCCCCTGCCGGTGGCCCTGGTCAGCGGTTACGGCGCCACCGACATGACCCTGCCTCCCGGCCACCGCACCTCGCCGGCCAAGCACCCGGCCGTGGCCCCCTGGCTCATCCGGCTCATGTACAACACCTACTTCGCCGATCCGGCCGCCCGACGCGAACCACTGGCCTCTCCCGCCCTTGACGACGACCTGGCCGGCTTTCCCCCGACCCTCGTC is from Streptomyces sp. NBC_00370 and encodes:
- a CDS encoding TetR/AcrR family transcriptional regulator, whose protein sequence is MQHATTPPQVGLRERKKRLTRQAILDASERLFEERGFDGVTVAQIADAANVSVKTLFTYFDSKEDLVFADEHLLRDALIDAIRVRLPGQSALAAVRDFLQDLARQDGGSGLEGYHQAVGRVASLHARLLLLFERYEIALAPVLAEETGVAPGDPRARLAATQLIGLLRLITSPEILERVKASPEAERTDTLIRWIGEAAEHLGQGLADYAIRPEPTGD
- a CDS encoding isochorismatase family protein, with amino-acid sequence MSLTTLDARAALVVIDLQQLVMSIGTQPHTTGEVLARTTHVADAFRARELPVILVRTTGQPHGRTEHNRNQNSHGTPPEGWDTLDAALTADAHHLITKQSWDAFAETGLHTLLRDLGITQLVFTGIATTMGVESTARTAHAHGYHVSLITDAMADRDAAHHDHSLTHVFPHLGETGTTAELLAQLP
- a CDS encoding alpha/beta hydrolase fold domain-containing protein: MPTVPVTPGARAGARLLRTAFPLFGAAPREIQALAPAGGAPTQIQVPSRHGSVTCLVYRPPTADQLVPPPVYVHFHGGAFIVRAPEQDDHVCRFVADAAHAVVVSVNYDTAPAVRYPVAEHQAYDIAEWIRLHGKDFGWDSARLAVGGLSAGSKLAVNICQQARDAGTPLPVALVSGYGATDMTLPPGHRTSPAKHPAVAPWLIRLMYNTYFADPAARREPLASPALDDDLAGFPPTLVMTGTLDAMAPESDCFARRLAASGVAVTHESFPESDHGFTHGKPADVARRSLELIAAHLRTAYAAAPPRPDSD
- a CDS encoding MDR family MFS transporter; protein product: MSLRTAPKDADGTRTRTGKAGRGVLLLMVPLMLVLFISNLDQTIVATALPSIGRDLHNLSGSSWIVTAYLLTSAITTLIFGKLGDMYGRKKIFQFSIAVFLIGSLLCGAAGNLTLLIFFRALQGIGGGGLNSLVMAITGDLVPARQRAKYQAVTGMVATLALIAGPLLGGLFSDALSWRWIFYINLPIGVAAFAAVAAKLHLPRPRSTGRVDIVGGLLAAVFTTAVLLFTNWGGSQYAWGSPTIIGLIALSVVSLAVYVLVERRAAEPITPLHLFRSSVFNLASAQFLIATLVLFVGMLYVPMFLQSVQHRSAFTAGLFVIPLLVGLVIAAMVSGPAISKTGRYKIYPVIGAVLTGVAMWFISGADQNTGALALIVPLFFAGAGIGLFVQVSLLAGQNAVDYKYLGVATGALNFFKSIGGAFGGALFGAILTAQLSHGTGLAHTVHAFHTVFLWTVPFMALAFVLSIAMHEKPLSEEMVQVAEGTIEAPEY
- a CDS encoding cation:proton antiporter produces the protein MGALLVMSSVTRGRDFQANLVVVAVAGGASFLPGIPEVDLAPELILGLVVPPLLYSASVRFSFFTFVRNLRPILGLGVGLVAVTTLVAGVTASWLLPSLGLASALVLAAVVSPPDTVTAVAHGRAMGLPRRVIDILTGESLINDAASLAVLASAVAAVGHDETFISNPVLLFGYAVVAGVSTGILLGLAMSWIRARLLDSTLSAAFGVTLPFAAYAAAEQFHASGVLAVVFAGFTVSARTDYALRNSGTNIAHHVRLLEHDVWPVLDTLLEALVFGYIGFRLRFTLEDLDHSGQSMSSVAVLGLALLFVVIAVRLVWVSLLFARWALEVRVQRIGRDITGHLFPRMRGRRHRQKREPLQSTEALGARETLLVGWTGMRGIVTLAAASGIPLTTHDGSPFPHRAVIQFVAFIVVTGTLLLQGSTLRVMTRLLRIDTTADERQEAEAVDRALAIAHAADTAAGPRRDLDAQRSSLVDAIAKGHADGQAVRTVMRRIDLEEALRETSEGPAH
- a CDS encoding MarR family transcriptional regulator; protein product: MTSGTSLDAVRASSELRSLVGRLRRRLRELRSAEDIAPGLLSVMLRLEREGPTTASALAAAEKIRTQSMATKLSALEEQGLIERRPHPTDGRRRVIDLTETGRQQVEGDRSARREWLAEALQDRYSDEERTRLREAFALLDRLFED
- a CDS encoding DEAD/DEAH box helicase; the protein is MFNTGHDRITLRPHQLDQKSSIRRWTGFPARSTAGSRGARGTIVSATGSGKTITAAASALECFPSGRILVTVPTLDLLVQTAQVWRWVGHRSPMAAVCSLENDTVLNELGVRTTTNPIQLALWAGSGPVVVFATYASLVDREDPDASLGQQRVRGPLETALAGGERLYGQRMAGFDLAVVDEAHGTAGDLGRPWAAIHDNTRIPADFRLYLTATPRILAAPRPQRGKDGQPLEIATMADDTEGTYGAWLAELGLSEAIEREILAGFEIDVLEIRDPSPVLGESEEARRGRRLALLQTALLEHAAARNLKTIMTFHQRVEEAAAFSEKLPQTAAELYVTEASDDDLTKAEALPASSIDAELYELEAGRHVPPERVWSAWLCGDHLVSERRETIRQFANGIDANGKRVHRAFLASVRVLGEGVDIVGERGVEAICFADTRGSQVEIVQNIGRALRPNPDGTQKTARIIVPVFLEPDEDPTDMVASAAYAPLVAVLNGLRSHDERLVEQLASRALSRSSRQRTAHLKRDSDGQVVGVAGEGDGEDQEQDDTQAAAESALLHFSSPRDAATIAAFLRTRVYRPESLVWLEGYQALLRWRAQNEITGLHAVPYDTETQVGVTKNFPLGRWVHTQRKALRAGELEARRKELLDAPEAGMVWEPGDEAWENKLAALRSYRRAMGHLAPRQDAVWGERGSDGGSESAGEVGVPVGQHLANLRRKGGLGKDPERAAARAEQLAAIDPDWCCPWPLDWQRHYRVLADLVDADGVLPAIEPGVRFEGDDLGRWLARQEKPGTWAQLSTEQQERLTGLGVRPAQAPPPAPTGTSAAKGSGKGQSKAQAAFQRGLAALAQWVEREGRRPVPRGTVLEITVDGETEPVPVRLGVFLSNAKQRRDKLTAEQLAALAELGMDWA
- a CDS encoding MFS transporter is translated as MLGSVLNPITSTMIAVTLAPIGRYFGVGPSATAWLVSGLYLATSIGQPVVGRLVDTFGARRVFLIATSLAGLAGLLGAFAPNLGMLIAVRIVLGLATCAGYPASMHLIRYEADRKGLETPAAALSVLSLAGQTTVVLGPTIGGLLVGLGGWRAVFAINVPLALACLILGALILPKENTTRSRALDLDLVGIASFAVTVVTLLWFFVEPSTSRAYLPAVAAVAATAFTLRELRAHDPFIDVRLLHATPGLSLVYARALISGIFQYSFLYGFTQWLQEGAQLSASHAGLLLMPMSVLALALTLLTGRSPQIRGKLAVGGVTQLVAAGLMLLCGPDSSIWLLIVVSLAVGIPNGLINLANQNALYQTAPADRTASSAGLLRTFLYFGAIISSAANGALLGDRASTTGMHDIALVLLTLAVVFAALTLLDPNLRKPHARKAPTA